Proteins encoded together in one Phyllostomus discolor isolate MPI-MPIP mPhyDis1 chromosome 6, mPhyDis1.pri.v3, whole genome shotgun sequence window:
- the MOB1A gene encoding MOB kinase activator 1A: MSFLFSSRSSKTFKPKKNIPEGSHQYELLKHAEATLGSGNLRQAVMLPEGEDLNEWIAVNTVDFFNQINMLYGTITEFCTEASCPVMSAGPRYEYHWADGTNIKKPIKCSAPKYIDYLMTWVQDQLDDETLFPSKIGVPFPKNFMSVAKTILKRLFRVYAHIYHQHFDSVMQLQEEAHLNTSFKHFIFFVQEFNLIDRRELAPLQELIEKLGSKDR, translated from the exons ATGAGCTTCCTCTT CAGCAGCCGCTCTTCTAAAACATTCAAACCAAAGAAGAATATACCTGAAGGGTCTCATCAGTATGAACTCTTAAAACATGCAGAAGCAACTCTAGGAAGTGGAAATCTGAGACAAGCTGTTATGTTGCCAGAGGGAGAGGATCTCAATGAATGGATTGCCGTTAACA CTGTGGATTTCTTCAACCAAATCAACATGTTATATGGAACTATCACAGAATTCTGCACTGAAGCAAGCTGTCCAGTCATGTCTGCAGGTCCAAG atatgAATATCATTGGGCAGATGGTACTAATATTAAAAAGCCAATCAAATGTTCTGCACCAAAATACATTGACTACTTGATGACTTGGGTTCAAGATCAACTTGATGATGAAACTCTTTTTCCTTCTAAGATTG GTGTCCCATTTCCCAAAAACTTTATGTCTGTGGCAAAGACCATTCTGAAGCGTCTGTTCAGGGTGTATGCCCACATTTATCACCAGCACTTTGATTCCGTGATGCAGCTGCAAGAGGAGGCCCACCTCAACACCTCTTTtaagcactttattttctttgttcag gAGTTTAATCTGATTGATAGGCGTGAGTTGGCACCTCTTCAGGAATTAATTGAAAAGCTTGGatcaaaagacagataa